Proteins encoded by one window of Cannabis sativa cultivar Pink pepper isolate KNU-18-1 chromosome 4, ASM2916894v1, whole genome shotgun sequence:
- the LOC115715174 gene encoding nuclear pore complex protein NUP98A isoform X2 → MFGSTNPFGQSSSSPFGSPSVFGQNNNAANNPFAPKPFGSTTPFGSQTGSSVFGGTSTGVFGAATQSSPFSSTTAFGASPSPAFGSSTPAFGASSTPAFGASSSSFGGSSVFGQKPAFGAFGSTPTQTSPFGSTAQPSQPAFGSSLFGSSTPFGGSSQPAFGSTSTPAFGSSTPAFGATSTPAFGATSTPAFGATSSTPAFGATSSPAFGATSTQAFGATSSPAFGATSTPAFGSTGSTFGVSSTPLFGSGGAFGASSTPAFGASSTPAFGASSTPAFGASTTPAFGASSGQSFSFASSPAFGQSTSAFGSSPFGASSSPFGAQSSTFGSQSTTPTFGSTSFGQQPAFGGQQVGSRVAPYTPTPEPDSGGSGTNATVGKLESISAMAVYKDKSHEELRWEDYQKGDKGGPLSAASQPPVMNFSTPASQPSSLTPSPFGQSSSSLFSTSTSTNMFGQKAPSAFNSTGFTTSSNTFSSSPNLFTSTSAAPSAFGTTTSSLFAPNSSPSLFSSSSSAFTPSAFGAQGQASAPQFNSGLFNSTPPGQTNTAFGQSTSSFGQNTTPAFPQTNIFNNQSSAFPNAFSSTPAPSTNTLGFGQTAPSFSSAFTMNQPSQQVGSGGFGAFPMMQPSNANTGILGNNSANLSAPQSSPILQPAPSNPFGTLPALPQMSIGNGGTSPSVQYGISSMPVLDKPAPVRISSLLTTRHLSQRRIRLPTRKYHPKTDGVKVAFFSDDEETVSTPKADALFLPRDNPRALVIRPAEQWPLKSSAEKSFARKDTSPVHENGKLSEEAYQAPNSNFENNNNSVENGPSAPEKAKVKSLKQNGVHDEHSTHKGDSYKTLSGHRAGEAAIVYEHGADIEAQMPKLRRSDYYTEPRIQELAAKERAEPGFCCRVKDFVVGRHGFGSIKFLGETDVRRLDLESLVQFNNREVIVYMDESKKPPVGQGLNKPAEVTLLNIKCFDKKTGRQYTEGPRIEKYKEMLKRKAEDQGAEFLSYDPIKGEWKFRVSHFSVYKLMEEDEDGIYVHGTNL, encoded by the exons ATGTTTGGTTCTACTAACC CTTTTGGGCAGTCATCTAGTAGCCCATTTGGTTCTCCATCAGTTTTTGGGCAGAACAACAATGCCGCTAACAATCCTTTTGCTCCCAAACCTTTTGGTAGCACAACTCCCTTTGGCTCCCAAACAGGGAGTTCTGTTTTTGGAGGCACTTCAACGGGTGTTTTTGGTGCTGCTACGCAATCGTCACCCTTTTCTTCCACCACTGCCTTTGGTGCTTCACCTTCACCAGCTTTTGGAAGTTCAACACCAGCTTTTGGAGCTTCTTCTACACCTGCGTTTGGTGCTTCATCGTCGTCATTTGGTG GATCTTCTGTATTTGGTCAAAAGCCTGCTTTTGGAGCATTTGGGTCCACTCCTACTCAAACAAGTCCTTTTGGAAGCACAGCTCAACCATCACAGCCTGCATTTGGGAGCAGTTTATTTGGTTCCTCCACACCTTTTGGTGGTTCCAGTCAACCTGCGTTCGGTTCTACGAGCACCCCTGCCTTTGGCTCTAGCACACCTGCTTTTGGTGCTACGAGCACTCCTGCTTTTGGTGCTACCAGTACACCTGCTTTTGGTGCCACTAGTAGCACCCCAGCCTTTGGTGCTACTAGTTCACCAGCCTTCGGCGCTACAAGCACCCAAGCGTTTGGTGCTACAAGTTCCCCAGCATTTGGTGCGACATCTACTCCAGCTTTTGGTAGCACTGGGTCTACATTTGGCGTTTCAAGTACGCCTTTGTTTGGCTCTGGGGGTGCCTTTGGTGCTTCAAGCACTCCTGCCTTTGGTGCCTCGAGCACTCCTGCATTTGGTGCCTCAAGCACTCCAGCCTTTGGTGCTTCAACCACTCCTGCCTTTGGGGCTTCTAGTGGTCAGTCCTTCAGCTTTGCATCCTCACCTGCTTTTGGCCAATCAACTTCTGCCTTTGGCAGCAGCCCTTTTGGTGCGTCTTCTTCTCCTTTTGGTGCCCAGAGTTCAACCTTTG GATCCCAGTCAACCACACCAACATTTGGGAGCACTAGCTTTGGGCAGCAACCAGCCTTCGGTGGTCAGCAAGTGGGGAGTAGAGTTGCACCTTATACACCAACACCTGAACCAGATTCTGGCGGTAGTGGTACCAATGCAACTGTTGGGAAATTAGAGTCAATATCAGCTATGGCTGTTTACAAGGataaaagccatgaagaattgAGATGGGAAGACTATCAGAAGGGAGATAAAG gTGGACCTCTTTCTGCTGCCTCTCAGCCTCCTGTGATGAACTTTAGCACTCCTGCTTCACAACCAAGTTCTTTGACTCCTTCACCATTTGGCCAATCATCTTCAAGTCTGTTTTCTACCTCAACTTCTACCAACATGTTTGGTCAAAAAGCTCCTTCAGCCTTTAATAGTACAGGTTTTACAACCTCATCTAACACATTCAGCTCATCACCAAACCTTTTCACCTCAACTTCGGCAGCACCTTCTGCGTTTGGAACAACAACATCGTCTCTATTTGCACCCAATTCATCTCCATCTTTGTTTTCATCAAGCTCATCTGCTTTTACACCATCAGCGTTTGGTGCTCAAGGTCAAGCATCAGCTCCACAATTTAATTCTGGCCTTTTTAATTCTACTCCACCTGGTCAAACGAACACTGCTTTTGGACAGTCTACCTCCTCTTTTGGCCAGAATACAACTCCCGCTTTTCCACAGacaaatatatttaataatcaGTCCAGTGCGTTTCCTAATGCCTTCTCAAGCACACCTGCACCCTCAACAAACACTTTGGGTTTCGGGCAAACAGCT CCATCTTTCTCTTCGGCTTTTACAATGAATCAGCCATCTCAACAAGTTGGTTCAGGAGGGTTTGGTGCCTTTCCTATGATGCAGCCAT CCAATGCAAACACTGGAATCTTGGGTAATAACTCTGCAAATTT GTCTGCCCCTCAAAGCTCCCCCATTCTTCAACCGGCACCTTCTAATCCCTTCGGAACACTCCCTGCATTGCCACAAATGTCAATTGGAAATGGAGGAACCTCACCATCAGTTCAATATGGAATATCTAGCATGCCT GTACTAGACAAACCTGCTCCTGTTAGGATATCGTCGTTACTGACTACTCGACACTTATCACAAAGGCGTATCAGGCTGCCTACTCGAAAATATCATCCAAAAACTGATGGTGTAAAG GTTGCATTTTTCAGTGATGATGAAGAAACCGTCAGCACACCAAAAGCAGATGCTTTATTTCTTCCAAGAGATAACCCCAGAGCACTTGTTATTCGTCCTGCTGAGCAGTGGCCCTTAAAGTCTAGTGCTGAGAAATCATTTGCAAGAAAGGATACATCCCCAGTACACGAGAATG GGAAATTATCTGAGGAAGCTTATCAGGCACCCAACTCCAACTTTGAGAACAATAATA ATTCTGTGGAAAATGGTCCTTCTGCTCCGGAGAAAGCCAAAGTGAAGAGCCTGAAACAGAATGGAGTGCACGATGAGCATTCTACTCACAAGGGGGATTCTTATAAGACCCTTAGCGGGCACAGAGCTGGTGAGGCTGCTATTGTGTACGAGCACGGTGCAGATATTGAGGCTCAAATGCCAAAGCTCAGGCGCTCTGATTACTACACCGAGCCACGAATCCAAGAACTTGCTGCCAAGGAAAGGGCCGAACCAGGATTCTGCTGCCGTGTCAAGGACTTTGTTGTTGGACGACACGGTTTCGGTAGCATCAAATTTTTGGGCGAAACAGATGTGAGGCGGCTTGATCTCGAGTCCTTAGTTCAGTTTAACAATCGAGAAGTGATTGTTTATATGGACGAGAGCAAGAAACCTCCTGTGGGTCAAGGTCTTAATAAGCCTGCTGAGGTTACGCTCCTTAACATCAAGTGCTTTGACAAAAAGACCGGGCGTCAATATACTGAAGGCCCAAGGATTGAGAAATACAAAGAGATGCTGAAGAGGAAGGCGGAGGATCAAGGCGCTGAGTTTCTTTCGTACGATCCTATAAAAGGAGAGTGGAAGTTTCGGGTGAGTCACTTCAGTGTATACAAGTTGATGGAGGAAGACGAAGATGGCATTTATGTGCACGGTACCAACCTCTGA
- the LOC115715174 gene encoding nuclear pore complex protein NUP98A isoform X5 — protein sequence MFGSTNPFGQSSSSPFGSPSVFGQNNNAANNPFAPKPFGSTTPFGSQTGSSVFGGTSTGVFGAATQSSPFSSTTAFGASPSPAFGSSTPAFGASSTPAFGASSSSFGGSSVFGQKPAFGAFGSTPTQTSPFGSTAQPSQPAFGSSLFGSSTPFGGSSQPAFGSTSTPAFGSSTPAFGATSTPAFGATSTPAFGATSSTPAFGATSSPAFGATSTQAFGATSSPAFGATSTPAFGSTGSTFGVSSTPLFGSGGAFGASSTPAFGASSTPAFGASSTPAFGASTTPAFGASSGQSFSFASSPAFGQSTSAFGSSPFGSQSTTPTFGSTSFGQQPAFGGQQVGSRVAPYTPTPEPDSGGSGTNATVGKLESISAMAVYKDKSHEELRWEDYQKGDKGGPLSAASQPPVMNFSTPASQPSSLTPSPFGQSSSSLFSTSTSTNMFGQKAPSAFNSTGFTTSSNTFSSSPNLFTSTSAAPSAFGTTTSSLFAPNSSPSLFSSSSSAFTPSAFGAQGQASAPQFNSGLFNSTPPGQTNTAFGQSTSSFGQNTTPAFPQTNIFNNQSSAFPNAFSSTPAPSTNTLGFGQTAPSFSSAFTMNQPSQQVGSGGFGAFPMMQPSNANTGILGNNSANLSAPQSSPILQPAPSNPFGTLPALPQMSIGNGGTSPSVQYGISSMPVLDKPAPVRISSLLTTRHLSQRRIRLPTRKYHPKTDGVKVAFFSDDEETVSTPKADALFLPRDNPRALVIRPAEQWPLKSSAEKSFARKDTSPVHENEDSVENGPSAPEKAKVKSLKQNGVHDEHSTHKGDSYKTLSGHRAGEAAIVYEHGADIEAQMPKLRRSDYYTEPRIQELAAKERAEPGFCCRVKDFVVGRHGFGSIKFLGETDVRRLDLESLVQFNNREVIVYMDESKKPPVGQGLNKPAEVTLLNIKCFDKKTGRQYTEGPRIEKYKEMLKRKAEDQGAEFLSYDPIKGEWKFRVSHFSVYKLMEEDEDGIYVHGTNL from the exons ATGTTTGGTTCTACTAACC CTTTTGGGCAGTCATCTAGTAGCCCATTTGGTTCTCCATCAGTTTTTGGGCAGAACAACAATGCCGCTAACAATCCTTTTGCTCCCAAACCTTTTGGTAGCACAACTCCCTTTGGCTCCCAAACAGGGAGTTCTGTTTTTGGAGGCACTTCAACGGGTGTTTTTGGTGCTGCTACGCAATCGTCACCCTTTTCTTCCACCACTGCCTTTGGTGCTTCACCTTCACCAGCTTTTGGAAGTTCAACACCAGCTTTTGGAGCTTCTTCTACACCTGCGTTTGGTGCTTCATCGTCGTCATTTGGTG GATCTTCTGTATTTGGTCAAAAGCCTGCTTTTGGAGCATTTGGGTCCACTCCTACTCAAACAAGTCCTTTTGGAAGCACAGCTCAACCATCACAGCCTGCATTTGGGAGCAGTTTATTTGGTTCCTCCACACCTTTTGGTGGTTCCAGTCAACCTGCGTTCGGTTCTACGAGCACCCCTGCCTTTGGCTCTAGCACACCTGCTTTTGGTGCTACGAGCACTCCTGCTTTTGGTGCTACCAGTACACCTGCTTTTGGTGCCACTAGTAGCACCCCAGCCTTTGGTGCTACTAGTTCACCAGCCTTCGGCGCTACAAGCACCCAAGCGTTTGGTGCTACAAGTTCCCCAGCATTTGGTGCGACATCTACTCCAGCTTTTGGTAGCACTGGGTCTACATTTGGCGTTTCAAGTACGCCTTTGTTTGGCTCTGGGGGTGCCTTTGGTGCTTCAAGCACTCCTGCCTTTGGTGCCTCGAGCACTCCTGCATTTGGTGCCTCAAGCACTCCAGCCTTTGGTGCTTCAACCACTCCTGCCTTTGGGGCTTCTAGTGGTCAGTCCTTCAGCTTTGCATCCTCACCTGCTTTTGGCCAATCAACTTCTGCCTTTGGCAGCAGCCCTTTTG GATCCCAGTCAACCACACCAACATTTGGGAGCACTAGCTTTGGGCAGCAACCAGCCTTCGGTGGTCAGCAAGTGGGGAGTAGAGTTGCACCTTATACACCAACACCTGAACCAGATTCTGGCGGTAGTGGTACCAATGCAACTGTTGGGAAATTAGAGTCAATATCAGCTATGGCTGTTTACAAGGataaaagccatgaagaattgAGATGGGAAGACTATCAGAAGGGAGATAAAG gTGGACCTCTTTCTGCTGCCTCTCAGCCTCCTGTGATGAACTTTAGCACTCCTGCTTCACAACCAAGTTCTTTGACTCCTTCACCATTTGGCCAATCATCTTCAAGTCTGTTTTCTACCTCAACTTCTACCAACATGTTTGGTCAAAAAGCTCCTTCAGCCTTTAATAGTACAGGTTTTACAACCTCATCTAACACATTCAGCTCATCACCAAACCTTTTCACCTCAACTTCGGCAGCACCTTCTGCGTTTGGAACAACAACATCGTCTCTATTTGCACCCAATTCATCTCCATCTTTGTTTTCATCAAGCTCATCTGCTTTTACACCATCAGCGTTTGGTGCTCAAGGTCAAGCATCAGCTCCACAATTTAATTCTGGCCTTTTTAATTCTACTCCACCTGGTCAAACGAACACTGCTTTTGGACAGTCTACCTCCTCTTTTGGCCAGAATACAACTCCCGCTTTTCCACAGacaaatatatttaataatcaGTCCAGTGCGTTTCCTAATGCCTTCTCAAGCACACCTGCACCCTCAACAAACACTTTGGGTTTCGGGCAAACAGCT CCATCTTTCTCTTCGGCTTTTACAATGAATCAGCCATCTCAACAAGTTGGTTCAGGAGGGTTTGGTGCCTTTCCTATGATGCAGCCAT CCAATGCAAACACTGGAATCTTGGGTAATAACTCTGCAAATTT GTCTGCCCCTCAAAGCTCCCCCATTCTTCAACCGGCACCTTCTAATCCCTTCGGAACACTCCCTGCATTGCCACAAATGTCAATTGGAAATGGAGGAACCTCACCATCAGTTCAATATGGAATATCTAGCATGCCT GTACTAGACAAACCTGCTCCTGTTAGGATATCGTCGTTACTGACTACTCGACACTTATCACAAAGGCGTATCAGGCTGCCTACTCGAAAATATCATCCAAAAACTGATGGTGTAAAG GTTGCATTTTTCAGTGATGATGAAGAAACCGTCAGCACACCAAAAGCAGATGCTTTATTTCTTCCAAGAGATAACCCCAGAGCACTTGTTATTCGTCCTGCTGAGCAGTGGCCCTTAAAGTCTAGTGCTGAGAAATCATTTGCAAGAAAGGATACATCCCCAGTACACGAGAATG AAGATTCTGTGGAAAATGGTCCTTCTGCTCCGGAGAAAGCCAAAGTGAAGAGCCTGAAACAGAATGGAGTGCACGATGAGCATTCTACTCACAAGGGGGATTCTTATAAGACCCTTAGCGGGCACAGAGCTGGTGAGGCTGCTATTGTGTACGAGCACGGTGCAGATATTGAGGCTCAAATGCCAAAGCTCAGGCGCTCTGATTACTACACCGAGCCACGAATCCAAGAACTTGCTGCCAAGGAAAGGGCCGAACCAGGATTCTGCTGCCGTGTCAAGGACTTTGTTGTTGGACGACACGGTTTCGGTAGCATCAAATTTTTGGGCGAAACAGATGTGAGGCGGCTTGATCTCGAGTCCTTAGTTCAGTTTAACAATCGAGAAGTGATTGTTTATATGGACGAGAGCAAGAAACCTCCTGTGGGTCAAGGTCTTAATAAGCCTGCTGAGGTTACGCTCCTTAACATCAAGTGCTTTGACAAAAAGACCGGGCGTCAATATACTGAAGGCCCAAGGATTGAGAAATACAAAGAGATGCTGAAGAGGAAGGCGGAGGATCAAGGCGCTGAGTTTCTTTCGTACGATCCTATAAAAGGAGAGTGGAAGTTTCGGGTGAGTCACTTCAGTGTATACAAGTTGATGGAGGAAGACGAAGATGGCATTTATGTGCACGGTACCAACCTCTGA
- the LOC115715174 gene encoding nuclear pore complex protein NUP98A isoform X3, with amino-acid sequence MFGSTNPFGQSSSSPFGSPSVFGQNNNAANNPFAPKPFGSTTPFGSQTGSSVFGGTSTGVFGAATQSSPFSSTTAFGASPSPAFGSSTPAFGASSTPAFGASSSSFGGSSVFGQKPAFGAFGSTPTQTSPFGSTAQPSQPAFGSSLFGSSTPFGGSSQPAFGSTSTPAFGSSTPAFGATSTPAFGATSTPAFGATSSTPAFGATSSPAFGATSTQAFGATSSPAFGATSTPAFGSTGSTFGVSSTPLFGSGGAFGASSTPAFGASSTPAFGASSTPAFGASTTPAFGASSGQSFSFASSPAFGQSTSAFGSSPFGSQSTTPTFGSTSFGQQPAFGGQQVGSRVAPYTPTPEPDSGGSGTNATVGKLESISAMAVYKDKSHEELRWEDYQKGDKGGPLSAASQPPVMNFSTPASQPSSLTPSPFGQSSSSLFSTSTSTNMFGQKAPSAFNSTGFTTSSNTFSSSPNLFTSTSAAPSAFGTTTSSLFAPNSSPSLFSSSSSAFTPSAFGAQGQASAPQFNSGLFNSTPPGQTNTAFGQSTSSFGQNTTPAFPQTNIFNNQSSAFPNAFSSTPAPSTNTLGFGQTAPSFSSAFTMNQPSQQVGSGGFGAFPMMQPSNANTGILGNNSANLSAPQSSPILQPAPSNPFGTLPALPQMSIGNGGTSPSVQYGISSMPVLDKPAPVRISSLLTTRHLSQRRIRLPTRKYHPKTDGVKVAFFSDDEETVSTPKADALFLPRDNPRALVIRPAEQWPLKSSAEKSFARKDTSPVHENGKLSEEAYQAPNSNFENNNKDSVENGPSAPEKAKVKSLKQNGVHDEHSTHKGDSYKTLSGHRAGEAAIVYEHGADIEAQMPKLRRSDYYTEPRIQELAAKERAEPGFCCRVKDFVVGRHGFGSIKFLGETDVRRLDLESLVQFNNREVIVYMDESKKPPVGQGLNKPAEVTLLNIKCFDKKTGRQYTEGPRIEKYKEMLKRKAEDQGAEFLSYDPIKGEWKFRVSHFSVYKLMEEDEDGIYVHGTNL; translated from the exons ATGTTTGGTTCTACTAACC CTTTTGGGCAGTCATCTAGTAGCCCATTTGGTTCTCCATCAGTTTTTGGGCAGAACAACAATGCCGCTAACAATCCTTTTGCTCCCAAACCTTTTGGTAGCACAACTCCCTTTGGCTCCCAAACAGGGAGTTCTGTTTTTGGAGGCACTTCAACGGGTGTTTTTGGTGCTGCTACGCAATCGTCACCCTTTTCTTCCACCACTGCCTTTGGTGCTTCACCTTCACCAGCTTTTGGAAGTTCAACACCAGCTTTTGGAGCTTCTTCTACACCTGCGTTTGGTGCTTCATCGTCGTCATTTGGTG GATCTTCTGTATTTGGTCAAAAGCCTGCTTTTGGAGCATTTGGGTCCACTCCTACTCAAACAAGTCCTTTTGGAAGCACAGCTCAACCATCACAGCCTGCATTTGGGAGCAGTTTATTTGGTTCCTCCACACCTTTTGGTGGTTCCAGTCAACCTGCGTTCGGTTCTACGAGCACCCCTGCCTTTGGCTCTAGCACACCTGCTTTTGGTGCTACGAGCACTCCTGCTTTTGGTGCTACCAGTACACCTGCTTTTGGTGCCACTAGTAGCACCCCAGCCTTTGGTGCTACTAGTTCACCAGCCTTCGGCGCTACAAGCACCCAAGCGTTTGGTGCTACAAGTTCCCCAGCATTTGGTGCGACATCTACTCCAGCTTTTGGTAGCACTGGGTCTACATTTGGCGTTTCAAGTACGCCTTTGTTTGGCTCTGGGGGTGCCTTTGGTGCTTCAAGCACTCCTGCCTTTGGTGCCTCGAGCACTCCTGCATTTGGTGCCTCAAGCACTCCAGCCTTTGGTGCTTCAACCACTCCTGCCTTTGGGGCTTCTAGTGGTCAGTCCTTCAGCTTTGCATCCTCACCTGCTTTTGGCCAATCAACTTCTGCCTTTGGCAGCAGCCCTTTTG GATCCCAGTCAACCACACCAACATTTGGGAGCACTAGCTTTGGGCAGCAACCAGCCTTCGGTGGTCAGCAAGTGGGGAGTAGAGTTGCACCTTATACACCAACACCTGAACCAGATTCTGGCGGTAGTGGTACCAATGCAACTGTTGGGAAATTAGAGTCAATATCAGCTATGGCTGTTTACAAGGataaaagccatgaagaattgAGATGGGAAGACTATCAGAAGGGAGATAAAG gTGGACCTCTTTCTGCTGCCTCTCAGCCTCCTGTGATGAACTTTAGCACTCCTGCTTCACAACCAAGTTCTTTGACTCCTTCACCATTTGGCCAATCATCTTCAAGTCTGTTTTCTACCTCAACTTCTACCAACATGTTTGGTCAAAAAGCTCCTTCAGCCTTTAATAGTACAGGTTTTACAACCTCATCTAACACATTCAGCTCATCACCAAACCTTTTCACCTCAACTTCGGCAGCACCTTCTGCGTTTGGAACAACAACATCGTCTCTATTTGCACCCAATTCATCTCCATCTTTGTTTTCATCAAGCTCATCTGCTTTTACACCATCAGCGTTTGGTGCTCAAGGTCAAGCATCAGCTCCACAATTTAATTCTGGCCTTTTTAATTCTACTCCACCTGGTCAAACGAACACTGCTTTTGGACAGTCTACCTCCTCTTTTGGCCAGAATACAACTCCCGCTTTTCCACAGacaaatatatttaataatcaGTCCAGTGCGTTTCCTAATGCCTTCTCAAGCACACCTGCACCCTCAACAAACACTTTGGGTTTCGGGCAAACAGCT CCATCTTTCTCTTCGGCTTTTACAATGAATCAGCCATCTCAACAAGTTGGTTCAGGAGGGTTTGGTGCCTTTCCTATGATGCAGCCAT CCAATGCAAACACTGGAATCTTGGGTAATAACTCTGCAAATTT GTCTGCCCCTCAAAGCTCCCCCATTCTTCAACCGGCACCTTCTAATCCCTTCGGAACACTCCCTGCATTGCCACAAATGTCAATTGGAAATGGAGGAACCTCACCATCAGTTCAATATGGAATATCTAGCATGCCT GTACTAGACAAACCTGCTCCTGTTAGGATATCGTCGTTACTGACTACTCGACACTTATCACAAAGGCGTATCAGGCTGCCTACTCGAAAATATCATCCAAAAACTGATGGTGTAAAG GTTGCATTTTTCAGTGATGATGAAGAAACCGTCAGCACACCAAAAGCAGATGCTTTATTTCTTCCAAGAGATAACCCCAGAGCACTTGTTATTCGTCCTGCTGAGCAGTGGCCCTTAAAGTCTAGTGCTGAGAAATCATTTGCAAGAAAGGATACATCCCCAGTACACGAGAATG GGAAATTATCTGAGGAAGCTTATCAGGCACCCAACTCCAACTTTGAGAACAATAATA AAGATTCTGTGGAAAATGGTCCTTCTGCTCCGGAGAAAGCCAAAGTGAAGAGCCTGAAACAGAATGGAGTGCACGATGAGCATTCTACTCACAAGGGGGATTCTTATAAGACCCTTAGCGGGCACAGAGCTGGTGAGGCTGCTATTGTGTACGAGCACGGTGCAGATATTGAGGCTCAAATGCCAAAGCTCAGGCGCTCTGATTACTACACCGAGCCACGAATCCAAGAACTTGCTGCCAAGGAAAGGGCCGAACCAGGATTCTGCTGCCGTGTCAAGGACTTTGTTGTTGGACGACACGGTTTCGGTAGCATCAAATTTTTGGGCGAAACAGATGTGAGGCGGCTTGATCTCGAGTCCTTAGTTCAGTTTAACAATCGAGAAGTGATTGTTTATATGGACGAGAGCAAGAAACCTCCTGTGGGTCAAGGTCTTAATAAGCCTGCTGAGGTTACGCTCCTTAACATCAAGTGCTTTGACAAAAAGACCGGGCGTCAATATACTGAAGGCCCAAGGATTGAGAAATACAAAGAGATGCTGAAGAGGAAGGCGGAGGATCAAGGCGCTGAGTTTCTTTCGTACGATCCTATAAAAGGAGAGTGGAAGTTTCGGGTGAGTCACTTCAGTGTATACAAGTTGATGGAGGAAGACGAAGATGGCATTTATGTGCACGGTACCAACCTCTGA